In a genomic window of Helianthus annuus cultivar XRQ/B chromosome 10, HanXRQr2.0-SUNRISE, whole genome shotgun sequence:
- the LOC110885734 gene encoding probable 2-oxoglutarate-dependent dioxygenase AOP1, giving the protein MISTQNKTKMGSLAPIRLPTIDFSEVNRHNRGTLVWDSTKAQVFKALQEFGCFEAIFNGISLDLRTSLFSSLKQLFDLPLEIKVRNLTEKLYNGYIGQAKEVPIFESLGIEEPESFANLMWPEGNIEFSNTIQVYAEKLKELDEVVRTMVLESLNLEKYMDEHMELTSNLVRVMKYRTPEKDESNMGLLSHADKNILTILQSNEVEGLEVQNKEGEWFKVKFSANSCVVMVGEAFKVWTNRRLHAATHRVVMNGDKDRYSIGFFSVPKSNKIIKAPDEMVDEEHPLFFKPFDYGEFFKFFLKKENINDKYALEKYCGVSAENM; this is encoded by the exons ATGATTtcaacacaaaacaaaacaaagatgGGTTCTCTAGCACCTATACGGCTTCCCACCATAGATTTCTCTGAAGTAAACAGGCACAACCGGGGAACCCTCGTATGGGACTCAACAAAAGCCCAAGTGTTCAAAGCCCTCCAAGAATTCGGTTGTTTTGAAGCAATTTTCAATGGGATTTCGCTTGATCTTCGCACATCATTGTTTTCTTCCTTGAAGCAGCTATTCGATCTTCCCTTAGAAATAAAGGTAAGAAATCTTACTGAAAAGCTCTACAATGGCTACATTGGACAAGCAAAAGAGGTTCCAATCTTTGAGAGCTTAGGAATCGAAGAACCTGAAAGTTTTGCAAATCTCATGTGGCCTGAAGGCAACATTGAATTCAG CAACACGATACAAGTTTACGCGGAGAAGTTAAAGGAGCTGGATGAGGTTGTGAGGACTATGGTTCTAGAGAGCTTGAATTTGGAGAAATATATGGATGAACATATGGAACTAACAAGCAATCTTGTTAGGGTTATGAAATACCGTACGCCTGAGAAAGATGAATCCAATATGGGACTACTTAGTCATGCAGACAAGAATATATTGACAATTTTGCAATCAAATGAAGTTGAAGGACTAGAAGTGCAAAACAAAGAAGGAGAATGGTTCAAAGTGAAATTCTCAGCAAACAGCTGTGTAGTTATGGTAGGAGAAGCCTTCAAG GTTTGGACGAACAGACGCTTACATGCAGCAACTCATAGGGTGGTGATGAATGGAGATAAAGACAGATATTCAATTGGTTTCTTTTCAGTTCCAAAATCTAACAAAATCATAAAAGCACCTGATGAAATGGTGGATGAAGAACACCCTCTATTCTTCAAGCCTTTTGATTATGGAGAGTTTTTCAAATTCTTCCTCAAGAAAGAAAATATTAATGATAAATATGCATTGGAGAAGTATTGTGGTGTGTCAGCTGAAAACATGTAA